The proteins below are encoded in one region of Ferrimicrobium sp.:
- a CDS encoding beta-ketoacyl-ACP synthase III: MGARITGFGAALPERIVTNADFERYLDTSDEWIASRTGIHERRFGGTTTSLAIEAGRNAISSAGITPADIDFVILSTTTPDQTVPATSAEVTFQLGTTGGGMDINAACAGYVYALVTARGLIEMGYHRILVIGSDTLSKITDQNDRSTAVLFADGAGAVVLEASEEETFLGWDLGVDGSARPILYCDHGGYMYMEGQEVFKRAVRAMLDSAQRALKQAGVTGDEVSLLVPHQANLRIIQAANNRLGIPLERTALVLDKTGNTSSGSIPLALADAASAGRISKGDLVLFTGFGAGMTWASALVRWDLP; this comes from the coding sequence ATGGGAGCTCGCATAACTGGTTTTGGGGCAGCCCTGCCGGAACGAATAGTCACGAACGCTGATTTTGAAAGGTACCTCGACACCTCTGACGAGTGGATCGCATCGCGTACTGGGATACACGAACGTCGTTTTGGTGGCACCACCACCTCGTTGGCGATCGAGGCCGGGCGAAACGCCATCTCCTCGGCCGGTATCACCCCGGCAGATATCGACTTCGTCATTCTCTCCACCACCACCCCCGACCAAACCGTCCCAGCCACCTCCGCCGAGGTCACCTTTCAACTCGGAACCACCGGCGGCGGTATGGACATCAACGCAGCCTGTGCTGGCTATGTCTATGCTCTGGTCACCGCCCGCGGTCTCATCGAGATGGGCTATCACCGCATCCTGGTCATTGGCTCCGACACCCTGTCAAAGATTACCGATCAAAATGACCGATCAACTGCGGTACTCTTCGCAGATGGTGCCGGGGCAGTCGTGCTCGAGGCCAGTGAAGAGGAGACCTTTCTCGGCTGGGACCTCGGCGTCGACGGCTCCGCCCGGCCAATCCTCTACTGCGACCACGGTGGTTACATGTATATGGAAGGCCAGGAGGTCTTCAAACGAGCTGTACGCGCGATGCTCGATTCGGCACAACGAGCTCTCAAGCAGGCCGGCGTTACCGGTGATGAGGTGAGTCTTCTCGTCCCCCATCAAGCCAATCTCCGCATCATTCAGGCCGCAAATAACCGTCTTGGGATCCCTCTCGAGCGGACAGCTCTCGTCCTTGACAAGACCGGCAACACCTCATCAGGATCCATCCCCTTGGCTTTGGCAGATGCAGCGAGTGCCGGGCGCATCTCCAAGGGCGACCTCGTCCTATTCACCGGTTTTGGCGCTGGGATGACCTGGGCAAGCGCCCTCGTACGATGGGATCTTCCATGA